A region from the Algoriphagus machipongonensis genome encodes:
- a CDS encoding dipeptide epimerase, with protein MKLTYFVEDLPLKHTFTIAHQSRDIQDTLLVKLEENGMVGYGESTTNPFYGMTVENMSEALECFRETVENGNWNSPEELWELGKDCFKENPFAQCALDMAAWDLFAKKKGQKLYEYLKLDPADIPTTNFTIGIDTVPKMVSKMQEVHWPIYKIKLGTSDDLAIVRELRKHTDAVFRIDANCAWSAEQAINYSGELKKLGVEFMEQPLGKDDLEGMKEVYLHSQLPVIADESCIVESDVKKCHGLFHGINVKLVKAGGITPGLRMIHEAKSLGMKTMVGCMTESSIGISAIAHIAPLLDYVDMDGAMLLAKDPAKGVTITPEKVTFSEENGIGATLV; from the coding sequence ATGAAACTTACCTATTTCGTAGAGGATCTTCCTTTAAAGCATACATTTACCATTGCTCACCAGAGTAGGGATATTCAGGATACACTCCTTGTCAAACTAGAAGAAAATGGCATGGTGGGATATGGAGAATCTACTACGAATCCATTTTATGGAATGACGGTAGAAAATATGAGTGAAGCATTAGAGTGTTTTAGGGAAACGGTAGAAAACGGCAATTGGAATAGCCCCGAGGAATTATGGGAGCTAGGAAAAGATTGTTTTAAGGAAAACCCATTTGCACAATGTGCTTTGGATATGGCTGCTTGGGATTTATTTGCTAAAAAGAAGGGGCAAAAGTTATATGAGTATTTAAAATTGGATCCAGCAGATATTCCTACAACCAATTTTACTATTGGTATTGATACTGTGCCAAAGATGGTTTCTAAAATGCAGGAGGTTCATTGGCCTATTTATAAGATCAAGTTAGGCACTTCAGATGATCTTGCCATTGTGCGGGAACTTAGAAAGCATACAGATGCGGTTTTTCGTATTGATGCCAATTGTGCATGGTCAGCAGAGCAGGCAATAAATTATTCTGGGGAGTTGAAGAAGTTGGGTGTGGAGTTTATGGAGCAGCCACTGGGGAAAGATGATCTAGAAGGGATGAAGGAAGTTTATCTGCATTCGCAGCTTCCGGTAATTGCTGATGAGAGCTGTATTGTCGAATCTGATGTCAAAAAATGTCATGGGCTTTTTCATGGAATTAACGTCAAGTTGGTGAAAGCTGGAGGGATAACTCCTGGGCTCAGAATGATTCATGAAGCAAAATCTTTAGGGATGAAAACGATGGTTGGTTGTATGACAGAGTCGTCTATAGGTATTTCTGCGATTGCACATATTGCTCCATTACTAGATTATGTAGATATGGATGGAGCGATGCTTCTGGCTAAAGATCCTGCAAAAGGGGTAACTATTACACCTGAAAAAGTAACTTTCTCGGAAGAGAATGGTATAGGTGCCACTTTGGTTTGA